ATCACCCTGCCTGATGTTATTACTTATTTTCGGGTTCCTCTTTTGGCTGCCTGTCTATTCTTATGGTCAAGGTTTTTCTCCGGTCATAGGGTTTACCACACAGCAGATGGCCGTCAATGGGACACAAAATCTATCCGTTAATGGCGGTTCCGGGGGTCCTTATACCTGGGAGATATTGCATGGGGGAGGCTCCCTTTCGGGCTCGGAAGGAAATTCGATAACCTATACAGCCCCGGCTTCCAATCCAAATTGTGTGAACAACCCAACCATCCAGGTAACCGATTCCAGCGGTCAAACCGCTTCACTGAATATGGCCGTGAATGCTTATCCCCATCATATTGAAACGGCTTATGTCTGGACCGACTCACCCAGTAATGCCCAATGCGGTAGCTATACCGAATGTTGTTGGAGAATCAGTGCTTTTAGATTTTTTTGCGATGGGTCTTTTCACGCCTGGCTTTGGGACTGTACCAGTTGCGATGCCCCTCCGCCGGGAAATTGTTCCGGTTGCTATACAAAATTAATTTATGACCCGCCTAATGCCTGTTGGGGCAATTGGAAACCGGATACAACCAGTATGGAATGCCTGCCCGATCAACTATTAGAACGGTGTACTGCTAATAATGCTTGCGGGCAATTAACCGGTATCCCTATTTCCTGCAGTGGTCCAACCGATGTGAGAACAGCGCAACTTAAAAGCATCGGTTGTTGTCCTTTCGCACTCATCTCACCCTGTCAGATGAGCATAACCGGTTTCAAATCGAGTGAGAACACGATCAATCTATCTTCCGGACAGGGGACAACCATAACAGGGACGATTACCGGTAATCCCGTGGGGTCTACAAACTGGACCCTTACGGTGGAAGGAACCGGTTGGGCTTATTCCGGTTCCGGAAGTGCCGTGTCCCTTTATTGGAATGGCAGGACTCCTTTAGGAAAAGAAGTCCCTCCCGGGGTTTATAACGTGACCCTTTCGGCCCAGACCGTTGGGGGAATATGTGATGGTAATATTATTCAACAGACTATTTTATTAAATGTCACCGCCAATCCATCAAGATGTCTTTGGGTGGAAGGCGGTTCGGCGGTGAATGCGGCCAGTGGGAATCTTAATCATTCCCAGACCCTGTTCCGGCTTCCTAATGCCAGGTTCAAGGGCGACTTTTCCCTCTTCTATAACAGCTTTGACGGCCAGATGGCCCCCTTGGGCCAGGGCTGGACCCATTCTTATAACATAAGGCTTTTATCCAATAACGACGGCTCCTACACCCTGATTGAAGGGGACGGGCAGAAGACCGTCCTTTTCAGTAACGGCAGTCGATATACTCCGCAGAAATCGAATTTTCCGGCTCTGATTAAGTATACGGATAACACCTATGCCCTGGGAAATAAGGATGGCCTTACCTACTATTTCAATGCCGGTAAGATCATAACCGGGATATGCGACCGGAATTCAAACACCTTGTATTTTACCTATGACGGTAGCAACAACCTGATTGGGATTATCGACCCCTCGGGAAGGACTACCTCACTGCAATACGATCAAAGCAAACGGATCAGCCTGATCACCGATCCCCTGGGAAACAGCCATTATTTTACTTATACCGGGCCGGATCTGACCGCTGTTTCTTCCCAAATCAATGGCCTGGGTGTCCAAAATTGGGTCTACGGCTATGATGGGAAAGGCAATATGCTGACCAGGACCGACCCGGAGGGATTTGTAACCACCTATGTTTATGACAGCGACTTCCGGATGATCCAGGCAACCGATCCGCAAGGCCGGTACAGGACTATGACTTACAATCCCTCCCAGAATGCAACCCAACTCATCGAAAAAGACGGGGGATTGTGGACCTATACTTACGATGTCGTGATCGGTGCCATGACCGCAAAAACCGATCCCCTGGGATATACCACCCATTATTATTATGATTCGAATTGGAATCTGGCCGTGGTGACCGATCCCAGGGGTAATGGGACCTGGTACACTTACGATGCCAATGGGAACACGGTTTCCATGACCGATTCCCTGGGGTATACCACCAGTTATACCTATAATGCCTTGAATAAAATTGCTGGTATCGTTTACCCGGACAATGCTTCGGTCGTTTTGGCTTACGATACCTTGGGGAATCTGACCTCCCTTACCGATCCTATGGGCAATTGGACCCAATACGGCTATGATTCCAGAGGCAACCCAACCACCATTACCAATGCCTTGAACCAGACCACCTCTCTGACTTATAACCAGAATAATTATCTGGTTTCCTTAACCGATCCGACAGGCGCCGTTACATCTTTCGCTAATGATGGCTCCGGGAACCTTATCAGCCAAATCGATCCCTTGAATAATACGACCACCTTTGCCTATAATGGGCTGAACAAGCCGGTCAGGATTACGGATCCCCTGGGGCAGATCACCGATTTGGGTTATGATTTAAATGGAAATCTCTCTTCCAAGATCGATGGTAACAGCAACCTGACCCAATACCAGTATAATTATATGGGCCAAGTCACCCGGATTGCCGATGCCTTGAATCAGGTCACCCGGTTTACTTATGGGTCCGGGTGCCCGGGCTGCGGGTCCGGGGTGGAAAAGCTCACCGCCTTAACCGATGCCAGAGGGCAGACTACGGCCTTCGAATATAATCCAGCCGGCAAATTGATCAAAGAGACCGACCCTCTGGGCTATTTTAAGACCTATAGCTATGACGGTGCCGGAAGCCGGGTATCCATGACAGATGAAAATAACCATACCACCCAATATATGTATGACCCGCTCAATCGCCTGGTTCAGGTCACCTATCCGGACGGCACCACCAAGATTCTTGGTTACGATGCCCGGGGCAACATGACTTCAGCGGCCAATCCCAATATAGGCTATACCTTTTCCTATGATCTAAGTAACCGCTTGACCGGGGTCCTGGATTCCAACGGGAAATCATTAAGCTATCAATATGACCCTTTGAATAACCGTACCCAGATGGCTGCTCCGGATGGCCGGATCATTAACTATGGCTACGATTCAGGGAACCGGCTTTCCCAAATAATTTCCGAACGGGGGATTTTTGGTTTTTCTTATGATCTGGCCGGAAAAAGAACGGGAATGATTTATCCGAACGGGGTGACCACCACCTACAACTACAATCCAGCCAGTTATTTGACAGATTTACTAGTCAGGAAGTCCCAATCGACGGTGAATTCATTTTCCTATACCCATGATGCCGTAGGTAACCGGTTGTCCATGGCCGATCTGACGGGACTTCATACTTATCAATATGATCCGATCTACCAGCTTATCCAGGCTGTGCATTCCAACATTCCAACCGAGCAGTTCAGTTATGATCCGGTGGGCAACCGCCTTGATGCCGCCTTTGATGAGGTCGGGGGACTCAAGGCCAACACCCAATACACCTATGATTATGAAAACCGTCTAACCCGGGTCCAATATCCGGGGATGGATGCCCGATACAAATATGATCCCCTGGGCCGAAGGATTGAAAAGAATGTCAACGGCCAGATAACCCGGTATGTCTATGATGGAGATAACATGATCGCCGAATATGACGGGACCGGGGTGGTGAAATCCAAATACCTCTTCAATCTTGCCATTGATGATCCCCTGTCGGTTGAGCAGAGCGGGAGTGTCTATTATTACCATAAGGACGGGCTGGGGAGTGTCACCGAGCTGACGAATTCGGGAGGGAATATAGCCAAGGCTTATAGGTACAATAGTTTTGGGGAGATTTATTCCCAGAGCGGAAGTCTGACCCAGCCGTTTACATTTACTGGGCGGGAATATGATTCGGAGAGTGGCTTGTATTATTACAGGGCAAGATATTATGATCCCTCAGCCGGCATCTTTATCGGCAAGGATCCGATTGGGTTTGAGGGTGGGGATGGAAATCTGTTCAGGTATGTGGGGAATAATCCTATTAACGATGTAGATGCAATGGGATTGGCGATTTGGATTTGTAGTCGAAAAACAAAATTCGGTATTGGCAATCATGCTTATCTTTGGAATGATAAAAATAATTCTTGTTGTGGTATGGGTTCAACTGAAACCTGTAAAGAAAAAGGACCAAAGAGGGGAGATTATTGCAGAAGAGTTGAAGGAAGTGATGGTCTTGAAAATAGAATTATGCTGTGTTGTAAAGATACAGCAGACCTGGGCCGATGGATCCCCCCATTAAATGATTGCCACACTGCTGCAGATGATTGTCTCATAAGCGCAGGCTTAAAAAATCCAGGTGTCCCGGGTGGGCGTTTAAGCAAACCTTGTGATCCATGTTCTAAATGATTTTAAAAAAGGATATTAATAATGAAAAAATATTTAATAATGGTTTTTATATATTTATGCTCAATATTATCAGTCATTTTAATAGCTGAAAAATCAGGAAAGATTTTTTACTTTGGGTATGTTTTTAAAACATCTCTTATCATTCTTTTTCTCAGCTCCTTCTATTTAAATAGAGACCTTTTCAAAAATATTAAAAATAAATATTTAAAATATTTTTTTCTTTTCTTTTTATCAAGCTTGATGACCTTATTGTTGGGCTATCTTGTTCTTATTATAGCTATAAATTTTAATCTTTCTATGGGCGGAAAGATTTAGGGACTTAATGGCCCAAATTATTAAACCCTTTATTCAGGAGAAATCAAATAAATGTCATCAAAGTTAACACAATGGTTTGCAATAAGTATGGTCGTAATCTCCATAGTATTTATTTCGGTTATTGCTTCTTATTCCAAGTCCATGAGCTACACTTATGATGGCATGAACCGTTTGATAGAAGTAGTATACGAAGATGGGGCGCGTATTCAATATACTTATGATGCGGCAGGGAATCGGATAGAGAAAAATTACCAGGCTGAAACAACTCCTCCAACCACTACCGCCACGCCTGGCGGAGGAGTTTATAGCACCGCCCAGTCCGTAACCCTAACCTGCAATGACGGGGCTGGGTCTGGCTGTGATAAAATTTATTACACTGCCGATGGATCAACCCCAACCACCTCTTCTGCGGTCTATTCTTCTCCCATCAACATTGCGGTAACCACAACTCTACAATTTTTTGCCAGAGACAAATCGGGCAATAGTGAATCCGTTAAAACTCAAACCTACACCATTGGGTTTGCCATGGTGATGGTTCAACTCAAGGACAGTAACGGCAACTCGATTAGTGGTGGTGTTGTCCAGTATTACTCTGGCGGGTGGAAGGATTTTGGCACTACGGATGTCAACGGGCGTGTCAGCAAGGAGTTAAAGACCGGCAGCTATACCTTCAGCATGACCTTCGCCTATGGACGTCAGGAGAAATCTCAGAATATCGCCAATGACCCAATTGTGGTATTTCAAACGAAACGGGTTGCAGTCCAGCTTAAAGAAAGCACCGGGGCTTTCCTGGATACCGGTACGGCCCAGTATTACGCCGGAGGCTGGCGGAACATCGGCGACACCTCCGGGGGACAGATCAGCAAGGAATTACTGCCGGGCAGCTATA
This Deltaproteobacteria bacterium DNA region includes the following protein-coding sequences:
- a CDS encoding chitobiase/beta-hexosaminidase C-terminal domain-containing protein, yielding MNRLIEVVYEDGARIQYTYDAAGNRIEKNYQAETTPPTTTATPGGGVYSTAQSVTLTCNDGAGSGCDKIYYTADGSTPTTSSAVYSSPINIAVTTTLQFFARDKSGNSESVKTQTYTIGFAMVMVQLKDSNGNSISGGVVQYYSGGWKDFGTTDVNGRVSKELKTGSYTFSMTFAYGRQEKSQNIANDPIVVFQTKRVAVQLKESTGAFLDTGTAQYYAGGWRNIGDTSGGQISKELLPGSYTFSMTYAYGRQEKSQNIANDPTVIFQTKRVAVQLKDSTGTILDTGTAQYYAGGWRNIGDTSGGQIGKELLPGSYTFSLTYAYGRQEKSQNIANDPIVVFQT
- a CDS encoding RHS repeat protein → MKKAKRSPCLMLLLIFGFLFWLPVYSYGQGFSPVIGFTTQQMAVNGTQNLSVNGGSGGPYTWEILHGGGSLSGSEGNSITYTAPASNPNCVNNPTIQVTDSSGQTASLNMAVNAYPHHIETAYVWTDSPSNAQCGSYTECCWRISAFRFFCDGSFHAWLWDCTSCDAPPPGNCSGCYTKLIYDPPNACWGNWKPDTTSMECLPDQLLERCTANNACGQLTGIPISCSGPTDVRTAQLKSIGCCPFALISPCQMSITGFKSSENTINLSSGQGTTITGTITGNPVGSTNWTLTVEGTGWAYSGSGSAVSLYWNGRTPLGKEVPPGVYNVTLSAQTVGGICDGNIIQQTILLNVTANPSRCLWVEGGSAVNAASGNLNHSQTLFRLPNARFKGDFSLFYNSFDGQMAPLGQGWTHSYNIRLLSNNDGSYTLIEGDGQKTVLFSNGSRYTPQKSNFPALIKYTDNTYALGNKDGLTYYFNAGKIITGICDRNSNTLYFTYDGSNNLIGIIDPSGRTTSLQYDQSKRISLITDPLGNSHYFTYTGPDLTAVSSQINGLGVQNWVYGYDGKGNMLTRTDPEGFVTTYVYDSDFRMIQATDPQGRYRTMTYNPSQNATQLIEKDGGLWTYTYDVVIGAMTAKTDPLGYTTHYYYDSNWNLAVVTDPRGNGTWYTYDANGNTVSMTDSLGYTTSYTYNALNKIAGIVYPDNASVVLAYDTLGNLTSLTDPMGNWTQYGYDSRGNPTTITNALNQTTSLTYNQNNYLVSLTDPTGAVTSFANDGSGNLISQIDPLNNTTTFAYNGLNKPVRITDPLGQITDLGYDLNGNLSSKIDGNSNLTQYQYNYMGQVTRIADALNQVTRFTYGSGCPGCGSGVEKLTALTDARGQTTAFEYNPAGKLIKETDPLGYFKTYSYDGAGSRVSMTDENNHTTQYMYDPLNRLVQVTYPDGTTKILGYDARGNMTSAANPNIGYTFSYDLSNRLTGVLDSNGKSLSYQYDPLNNRTQMAAPDGRIINYGYDSGNRLSQIISERGIFGFSYDLAGKRTGMIYPNGVTTTYNYNPASYLTDLLVRKSQSTVNSFSYTHDAVGNRLSMADLTGLHTYQYDPIYQLIQAVHSNIPTEQFSYDPVGNRLDAAFDEVGGLKANTQYTYDYENRLTRVQYPGMDARYKYDPLGRRIEKNVNGQITRYVYDGDNMIAEYDGTGVVKSKYLFNLAIDDPLSVEQSGSVYYYHKDGLGSVTELTNSGGNIAKAYRYNSFGEIYSQSGSLTQPFTFTGREYDSESGLYYYRARYYDPSAGIFIGKDPIGFEGGDGNLFRYVGNNPINDVDAMGLAIWICSRKTKFGIGNHAYLWNDKNNSCCGMGSTETCKEKGPKRGDYCRRVEGSDGLENRIMLCCKDTADLGRWIPPLNDCHTAADDCLISAGLKNPGVPGGRLSKPCDPCSK